A genome region from Thiohalophilus sp. includes the following:
- a CDS encoding LysM peptidoglycan-binding domain-containing protein produces MKIVNSLKLAGLLITAVSISVGCAGTTEEAQEPAPAAPAETTAPETQPADTQTGALGPDMGDMSDYTVVRGDNLWDISGKSEIYGNPYQWPLIYKQNSNKIEDADLIYPGQVLDIDNNPSSMEVDAAVRHARTRGSWSVGVVEDSDRDYLAR; encoded by the coding sequence ATGAAAATAGTTAACTCGCTGAAACTTGCAGGACTGCTGATCACTGCGGTCAGTATTTCTGTCGGTTGCGCGGGCACTACTGAGGAAGCACAGGAACCGGCTCCGGCGGCTCCCGCCGAAACCACCGCCCCCGAAACCCAGCCTGCCGATACCCAGACCGGTGCGCTTGGCCCGGATATGGGTGATATGTCGGACTACACCGTGGTGCGCGGTGACAACCTGTGGGACATTTCCGGCAAATCGGAAATCTACGGCAATCCTTATCAGTGGCCGCTGATTTACAAGCAAAACAGTAACAAGATCGAGGACGCTGATCTGATCTATCCGGGTCAGGTTCTGGATATTGATAACAATCCGTCCAGCATGGAAGTCGATGCGGCAGTCCGTCATGCCCGGACCCGCGGTAGCTGGTCTGTCGGTGTGGTTGAAGATTCCGATCGCGACTACCTGGCACGCTAA
- a CDS encoding DUF4398 domain-containing protein codes for MRLISLSLFFGWYVAILALTGCAISAPVQEMSNARQTIQAARDAGAQEHAPELLSIAEKLLDRAARKLEQGDYPIARDFALEAQEQAMLARQKAVDKTGNRPQND; via the coding sequence ATGCGCCTGATCTCTTTGTCTCTCTTTTTTGGCTGGTATGTTGCGATACTGGCGTTGACCGGCTGTGCCATCTCGGCCCCTGTTCAGGAAATGAGCAATGCGCGCCAGACGATCCAGGCCGCCAGGGATGCCGGTGCGCAGGAGCATGCCCCCGAACTGTTGTCGATCGCGGAAAAATTGCTGGATCGGGCCGCGCGCAAACTGGAACAGGGGGATTACCCCATTGCCCGGGATTTCGCACTCGAAGCCCAGGAGCAGGCGATGCTGGCCCGGCAAAAAGCCGTCGACAAAACCGGAAACAGACCTCAAAACGATTGA
- the arsC gene encoding arsenate reductase (glutaredoxin) (This arsenate reductase requires both glutathione and glutaredoxin to convert arsenate to arsenite, after which the efflux transporter formed by ArsA and ArsB can extrude the arsenite from the cell, providing resistance.): MQPTIYHNPRCSKSRQTLELLKAQGHDPQVVEYLKTPPDRATLERILDWLGLEPRDLMRKNEPEYRENNLDDQSLGRDALIEALLAYPKLIERPIVVTGDKAAIGRPPEQVLEILP, translated from the coding sequence ATGCAACCGACGATTTATCACAACCCCCGCTGCTCCAAATCGCGGCAGACGCTCGAGTTATTAAAAGCACAGGGCCATGACCCGCAGGTGGTCGAATACCTCAAGACGCCGCCGGATCGCGCCACGCTGGAACGGATCCTGGATTGGCTGGGGCTGGAGCCGCGCGATCTGATGCGCAAAAACGAACCCGAGTACAGGGAAAATAACCTTGATGATCAATCACTTGGTCGAGACGCATTGATCGAGGCCCTGCTTGCTTACCCGAAACTGATCGAACGGCCGATCGTGGTGACCGGGGACAAGGCCGCCATCGGTCGCCCGCCCGAACAGGTCCTGGAGATCCTCCCATGA